The Parashewanella spongiae genome has a window encoding:
- a CDS encoding phosphatidylserine decarboxylase, translating to MKAISLLLAIVTYSCFISTSFASQTCISSQIHLDKMLKEDGNLQLKLMDALDSRPSTSYWYKKKNKDFIIFFKDWQCYVPHPDTLSKYNIIMADFVETKEGYYFMSIPFVRSWFISFLNERKAFLNSPESAANIQEFIDDTKTKINEFIVPKSGFMNFNSFFQRKLKKNARVVSMANNEKCLNSPVDGTFNKEDSILPNFLNTQVKLKTDTLSTKEVFNNSPYASKFVGGNVLNITLNYYNAHWLYSPVNGKIVDQNILAGLYNLESSNQDLPQHKRGYLIVNTEKFGYVGIVAVGLQTVSEVNFLSSINDDVKKGDVLGHFGYGGSTVIVFFESNLQMDFKIDLNKSGTSLEIGQILSCISK from the coding sequence ATGAAAGCTATCAGCCTTTTACTCGCAATTGTTACTTACTCGTGTTTTATTTCAACATCTTTCGCAAGCCAAACTTGTATTTCTAGTCAAATCCATTTAGACAAAATGTTAAAAGAAGATGGTAATTTACAACTTAAATTAATGGATGCACTCGATAGTAGACCTTCTACTTCTTATTGGTATAAGAAAAAAAACAAGGATTTTATTATATTTTTTAAAGATTGGCAGTGCTATGTTCCTCACCCTGATACTTTATCAAAATACAATATAATAATGGCAGATTTTGTAGAAACAAAAGAAGGCTATTACTTCATGTCAATACCATTTGTAAGGTCTTGGTTTATATCTTTTTTAAACGAAAGAAAAGCTTTTTTGAACTCACCTGAATCAGCGGCGAATATTCAAGAGTTTATTGATGACACTAAAACAAAAATTAATGAATTTATCGTACCTAAGTCCGGTTTTATGAACTTCAATAGTTTCTTCCAAAGAAAACTTAAAAAGAATGCTCGCGTTGTTTCAATGGCGAACAATGAAAAGTGTTTAAATTCTCCAGTTGATGGAACTTTTAACAAAGAAGACAGTATATTGCCCAATTTTTTGAACACTCAGGTTAAGCTTAAAACTGACACATTGAGTACAAAAGAAGTTTTCAATAATTCACCATACGCATCAAAGTTTGTAGGTGGTAATGTATTGAACATTACACTGAATTATTACAACGCGCATTGGCTTTATTCTCCAGTAAACGGAAAAATTGTCGATCAAAATATCCTTGCGGGACTTTATAACTTAGAGTCAAGTAATCAAGATCTTCCTCAGCATAAAAGAGGATACCTAATTGTTAATACTGAAAAATTTGGATATGTAGGCATTGTGGCTGTCGGTCTGCAAACTGTTTCTGAAGTAAACTTTTTATCATCTATTAATGACGATGTAAAAAAAGGTGATGTACTTGGACACTTTGGCTATGGCGGCTCTACCGTCATCGTATTCTTTGAGTCAAATTTGCAAATGGATTTTAAGATTGACCTAAACAAAAGTGGTACTTCACTTGAGATAGGTCAAATATTAAGCTGCATAAGTAAATAA
- a CDS encoding TonB-dependent receptor, with protein sequence MKHSLLARYVKLALFTAIASTSLTAFADDQIERIIVKGQKIDRELQETPTSVAVITESQIEDEQLINLYEVLDQIPNVSGQFGRDFSIRGINSFNVSGGGTSYLTSVYVDGAILPYRMIQQGAFNVWDVNQVEVLRGPQSTLQGRNALAGAIWITTEQPTYDWSGKTRITVGENGQREAAVAVGGELVDNQVAFRFSGENNNFDGVNKNITRNDYSDYNENQTYRLKFLFEPNAIEGLSATLSYTYNDSEIGVPFVAPESTSDNRFNIFNDETYEFTDNDILTLTVAYDISDDWSFDAISTYLNSDYGYRWDGDQGLESKSQLIDDRNDKTKSQEIRFTYEGDKLNAVFGAYYSNIKVKDVFDGPRQLSLDEDLGVPALLTGQLVRGFGLTEEVATLVTNQLVMPIYSQTGFDPAAVRAYGNSGEEITSAALYSELSYQLNDNFEVFGGLRYDYEKQSRHSETITTIENVDQLPDPTNPLYPSLHPVFGQYLPGILATLNSQIIQFAAEATGKENPVDESFSELLPKLGASYFINDSMSTHITYQRGYRSGGVGRNIANNEIYEYDAEFTNNYEISLRSAWLNDDLVVNANLFYLDWKDQQVSVQGDALDPRTGQRSTSRFNYKTVNAGSSNVKGFELESFYALNNNLKINFGFGFSESEFTDFIDIVNQDDRSKDKIYTGQSFARAPKWTTNFGATYTADNGFFMNVNANYQDSSADKLVAMNENAATRSSARTIVNTRVGYNWDNFGLFLTAKNLLDNDYYAFRTEGGTRTTSSVEYGAERQVSLSFEAKF encoded by the coding sequence ATGAAACACAGCTTACTCGCCCGTTATGTAAAGCTCGCACTTTTCACAGCAATAGCGTCAACCTCTCTAACAGCCTTTGCTGATGATCAAATAGAAAGAATCATCGTTAAAGGACAAAAAATTGACCGCGAACTCCAAGAAACACCAACAAGTGTTGCTGTCATCACTGAATCTCAAATTGAAGATGAACAATTAATTAACTTATATGAAGTTTTGGATCAAATCCCTAATGTATCTGGTCAATTTGGTCGCGATTTTAGTATTCGTGGTATCAACTCATTTAATGTCTCTGGCGGTGGTACAAGTTATCTAACCAGTGTTTATGTTGATGGTGCAATTCTTCCATACCGTATGATTCAGCAAGGCGCATTCAATGTTTGGGATGTTAATCAAGTTGAGGTATTGCGCGGCCCTCAGTCTACACTTCAAGGACGAAATGCTTTAGCTGGTGCAATTTGGATCACTACCGAGCAGCCAACTTATGATTGGAGTGGCAAAACTCGAATTACTGTTGGAGAAAACGGCCAGCGCGAAGCCGCAGTCGCTGTTGGTGGTGAATTAGTTGATAACCAAGTTGCATTCCGTTTTAGTGGTGAAAACAACAACTTTGACGGCGTCAATAAAAATATCACTCGTAATGACTATTCTGACTACAACGAAAACCAAACATATCGCTTAAAGTTCTTGTTTGAACCAAATGCGATTGAAGGTCTAAGTGCAACCCTAAGCTATACCTATAACGACAGTGAAATTGGCGTACCTTTTGTAGCTCCAGAATCTACTTCAGATAATCGCTTTAACATTTTCAATGATGAAACTTATGAGTTCACTGATAATGATATTCTAACGCTAACAGTTGCCTACGACATCAGTGATGATTGGTCATTTGATGCAATCAGTACTTACTTGAACTCAGACTATGGCTATCGTTGGGATGGCGATCAAGGTCTTGAATCTAAATCACAATTAATTGATGACAGAAACGATAAGACTAAGAGCCAAGAAATACGTTTTACTTATGAAGGTGACAAGCTAAACGCGGTATTCGGTGCTTACTATTCAAACATTAAAGTAAAAGATGTGTTCGATGGTCCAAGACAGCTGAGTTTAGACGAAGATCTTGGTGTACCAGCATTGCTAACAGGTCAGTTAGTAAGAGGTTTTGGCCTTACTGAAGAGGTTGCCACACTTGTGACTAATCAGCTGGTGATGCCAATCTATTCACAAACAGGGTTTGATCCTGCCGCAGTTCGCGCATACGGAAATTCAGGTGAAGAAATTACCAGCGCTGCACTCTACTCAGAGCTAAGCTATCAACTCAATGACAATTTTGAAGTGTTTGGTGGTCTTCGTTACGATTACGAGAAGCAATCTCGCCATAGCGAAACAATCACTACAATTGAGAACGTTGATCAATTACCCGACCCGACTAACCCACTATACCCTTCTTTACATCCTGTATTCGGGCAGTACTTGCCTGGTATTTTAGCTACACTTAACAGTCAAATCATTCAATTTGCGGCTGAAGCAACAGGTAAAGAAAATCCTGTTGACGAAAGTTTTTCTGAGTTACTTCCTAAACTAGGTGCAAGCTACTTCATCAATGACTCGATGAGCACTCATATTACCTATCAACGTGGTTATCGTAGTGGTGGCGTAGGTCGAAACATCGCAAACAACGAAATCTATGAGTACGATGCCGAGTTCACAAATAATTATGAGATCTCACTTCGTTCTGCATGGTTAAATGATGATTTAGTCGTGAATGCAAACTTGTTCTACCTTGATTGGAAAGATCAGCAAGTTTCAGTACAAGGTGATGCGCTTGACCCTCGCACAGGTCAACGCTCAACCAGTCGCTTTAACTATAAAACAGTTAATGCCGGTAGCTCTAATGTAAAAGGTTTCGAACTTGAGTCATTTTATGCCCTAAATAACAACTTGAAAATCAATTTCGGATTTGGTTTCTCAGAAAGTGAATTTACAGACTTTATAGATATCGTAAATCAAGACGACAGAAGTAAAGACAAAATCTATACGGGTCAGTCTTTTGCTCGTGCGCCTAAATGGACCACGAACTTCGGTGCGACTTATACCGCTGATAATGGTTTTTTCATGAATGTTAACGCTAACTATCAAGACTCTTCTGCAGACAAGTTAGTAGCGATGAATGAAAATGCAGCAACTCGAAGTAGTGCTCGAACTATTGTTAATACACGTGTCGGGTACAACTGGGATAACTTTGGCTTGTTCTTAACGGCTAAAAACTTACTTGATAATGACTATTATGCATTTAGAACTGAAGGTGGTACTCGTACAACTTCATCAGTTGAATATGGTGCAGAGCGTCAAGTTAGCTTAAGTTTTGAAGCTAAATTTTAA
- a CDS encoding PepSY-associated TM helix domain-containing protein: protein MKSLTIKKLFRMHSWVGIVTGILLFVVSFTGALAVFAKPHLSIWASASESYVTSHVPTQAVENLINEYAQKVPQAFRENIHVFMPNGYGFTKLVLLYESHDGDENYQKEAAYVYEFNSQTYALEHKFYGETGDYYENRQSNMARYIGHFHADLHLGRPIGLILTGFLGLTLMVSVITGLYIHRDMFKQMFTFRRNKSVDVVVADGHKLFGLWGSLFHIVIGFTGAILGLATIIMLPAAAYVSFNGDQERLIETFTAMPETVISHEYQKTQIVDVMVNVKSLDDKAVLRDLTIMALNDKNSVVYARTIGGENVASSIVKYSGEGEFIKRMSSLGDILGPAIKVVEWIYPMHFGNFGGLFVKFIWSVLGLTTALIPLSGVMMWLAKRSRGQNPDLSLKAYQRWNRLIIGSCGGVVLACALLFPAQVLMNTFIEGSQHNAYFGSIFFGSWLAWLLVCIAPMGYRYLLKINALLVAVCFTFVVPLKLVFQHNYLSQLTNSNYQIVTSVDLVCIVFAALFFYLFNKVEMKEVEMLAGLKEQTL, encoded by the coding sequence ATGAAAAGTTTAACCATTAAAAAGTTATTTCGAATGCACAGTTGGGTAGGAATCGTTACGGGTATTCTGCTGTTTGTTGTTTCGTTCACTGGCGCGCTTGCTGTGTTTGCAAAACCTCATTTGAGTATTTGGGCGAGTGCAAGTGAAAGTTATGTCACTAGTCATGTACCAACTCAAGCTGTAGAAAATCTCATTAACGAATACGCTCAAAAAGTACCACAAGCGTTTCGTGAAAATATTCATGTTTTTATGCCAAACGGTTATGGCTTTACTAAATTGGTATTACTTTACGAGTCTCATGATGGTGACGAAAATTACCAAAAAGAGGCGGCATATGTTTATGAATTCAACAGTCAGACTTATGCGCTCGAACATAAATTTTATGGGGAAACAGGAGACTATTATGAAAACCGCCAGTCAAATATGGCACGTTATATTGGGCATTTTCATGCGGATCTGCATTTAGGACGACCAATAGGATTGATATTAACAGGTTTCTTAGGGTTGACTTTGATGGTGTCCGTCATCACCGGATTATACATCCATCGTGATATGTTTAAGCAGATGTTTACCTTCAGAAGAAACAAAAGTGTCGATGTAGTCGTTGCTGATGGACATAAACTCTTTGGGTTGTGGGGCAGTCTTTTTCATATTGTCATTGGTTTTACAGGGGCAATTTTAGGTTTAGCGACAATCATTATGCTGCCAGCAGCGGCATATGTAAGCTTTAACGGTGATCAAGAAAGATTAATAGAAACCTTCACAGCAATGCCTGAAACAGTAATTTCACATGAATATCAAAAAACTCAAATTGTTGACGTAATGGTAAACGTGAAATCGCTAGACGATAAAGCGGTATTACGTGATTTAACGATTATGGCGCTGAATGACAAAAACTCGGTTGTTTATGCCAGAACGATAGGCGGTGAAAATGTAGCATCCAGTATTGTTAAATATTCTGGAGAAGGCGAGTTTATTAAGCGAATGAGTAGCCTAGGAGATATTCTGGGGCCCGCAATCAAAGTGGTAGAGTGGATTTATCCTATGCACTTTGGCAACTTCGGAGGCTTGTTCGTTAAATTTATATGGAGTGTACTCGGCTTAACCACAGCTCTTATTCCATTATCTGGCGTCATGATGTGGCTTGCTAAACGCAGTCGAGGGCAAAATCCTGATTTATCCTTGAAAGCATACCAGAGATGGAACCGCTTAATCATAGGAAGTTGTGGAGGTGTCGTGCTCGCGTGTGCATTGTTATTTCCCGCACAAGTTTTGATGAATACCTTTATTGAAGGTTCGCAGCATAATGCTTATTTTGGCTCCATTTTCTTTGGTAGTTGGTTAGCATGGTTGTTAGTTTGTATTGCACCGATGGGTTATCGTTATTTATTAAAGATAAATGCGCTACTTGTCGCTGTTTGCTTTACTTTTGTTGTGCCACTTAAACTGGTTTTTCAACATAACTATCTAAGTCAATTGACGAATAGCAACTATCAAATCGTCACTTCAGTCGATTTAGTGTGCATTGTTTTTGCTGCTCTGTTTTTCTATCTATTCAATAAAGTTGAGATGAAAGAAGTAGAGATGTTGGCTGGATTAAAGGAGCAAACCCTATGA